The following proteins are co-located in the Lentibacillus sp. JNUCC-1 genome:
- a CDS encoding exonuclease SbcCD subunit D codes for MKIFHTADWHLGKLVQGVYMTEDQRFVLEQFKTAIDQEKPDVVIIAGDLYDRAVPPTDAVHLLDEVLEDIVLKKGTPVIAIAGNHDSPGRLHFGSRIMQHNGLHMTGQLSQELKPVILHDNYGEVHFHQVPYCDPSVVRHVFEDDTVKSHDDAMKTIVSHIEETMDPDARHVFVGHAFVTPHGEAEDNTSDSERPLSVGGAEYVNARHFVPFHYTALGHLHQAHYVLNDTVRYAGSLLKYSSSEVAHQKGYLIIDMNAEGQVEVEKRLFTPMRDMRVIESSIEELMDQEVNEDYVFVRLTDETPVLSPMEKVRSVYPNAMHVERTSVTPFAQTSGEKGKPRTEMDAIELFSAFYKEVEGQKPSEETESIFKDVLDELLQEEKETETDHINLTTHS; via the coding sequence ATGAAGATATTTCATACGGCGGATTGGCATTTGGGGAAGCTTGTGCAAGGGGTATATATGACTGAAGACCAGCGCTTTGTACTGGAGCAATTCAAAACAGCAATTGACCAGGAAAAACCGGATGTTGTGATTATCGCGGGTGACTTATATGATCGGGCAGTTCCCCCAACGGATGCCGTTCACTTACTGGATGAAGTTTTAGAGGATATTGTGCTTAAAAAAGGCACACCTGTTATAGCCATAGCCGGAAATCATGACAGTCCAGGACGTCTGCATTTCGGGAGTCGCATTATGCAGCACAATGGGTTACATATGACTGGACAATTAAGCCAAGAATTAAAGCCGGTTATTCTTCATGATAACTATGGAGAGGTCCATTTCCATCAGGTTCCATATTGTGATCCAAGCGTTGTCAGACATGTTTTTGAAGATGATACAGTTAAAAGCCATGATGATGCTATGAAAACAATCGTATCCCACATTGAAGAAACAATGGACCCTGATGCTCGACATGTCTTTGTTGGACATGCATTTGTAACGCCGCATGGAGAGGCAGAAGATAATACGAGCGACTCAGAACGACCATTATCTGTTGGGGGTGCAGAGTATGTGAATGCCCGCCACTTTGTCCCGTTTCATTATACAGCGCTCGGTCACTTGCACCAGGCGCATTATGTACTGAATGACACCGTTCGTTATGCCGGCTCTCTCTTGAAATATTCCAGTTCGGAAGTTGCTCATCAAAAGGGTTATCTGATCATCGACATGAACGCAGAAGGACAAGTAGAGGTGGAAAAACGCTTATTCACACCAATGAGGGATATGCGTGTCATCGAGTCATCTATTGAGGAACTCATGGATCAGGAAGTCAATGAAGATTATGTATTTGTACGTCTAACCGACGAAACCCCTGTACTCTCACCAATGGAAAAAGTGCGCTCCGTTTATCCGAACGCTATGCATGTAGAGCGGACATCAGTTACGCCGTTCGCTCAAACTTCTGGCGAAAAGGGAAAACCACGGACTGAGATGGATGCCATTGAGCTATTCTCAGCCTTTTATAAAGAAGTGGAAGGCCAGAAGCCGTCCGAAGAAACCGAATCAATTTTTAAAGATGTTCTCGATGAGTTGCTTCAGGAAGAAAAAGAAACCGAAACAGATCATATTAATTTAACCACACATTCTTAA
- a CDS encoding carboxymuconolactone decarboxylase family protein — protein MENEHQQNEAINYFEQSILDYKQGSSRIEMSLPNMAEGYFKFTEACFKEGALSRKQKQLTALAISIYAKDDYCIIYHAKGAAVNGATEEEIAETIAVSAALGGGAAFSQGVTLALDTFDHFQETLH, from the coding sequence ATGGAAAATGAGCACCAACAAAATGAAGCTATCAATTATTTTGAGCAATCCATATTGGATTACAAGCAAGGATCCAGCCGGATCGAAATGTCTTTGCCTAATATGGCAGAAGGGTATTTTAAATTTACCGAAGCCTGTTTTAAAGAGGGCGCACTTAGTCGAAAGCAAAAACAGCTTACTGCCCTTGCCATCAGTATTTATGCCAAAGATGATTATTGCATTATTTATCATGCAAAAGGGGCTGCCGTAAACGGGGCAACAGAAGAGGAAATCGCAGAAACAATCGCAGTCAGTGCAGCACTCGGAGGCGGTGCCGCGTTTTCCCAAGGAGTGACACTGGCACTGGATACTTTTGATCATTTTCAGGAGACATTACATTAA